A portion of the Planctomycetota bacterium genome contains these proteins:
- a CDS encoding SOS response-associated peptidase, whose amino-acid sequence MCGRTTREFTWRQIHELLSLTSPPVDISPSYNVAPTQRSSIVRADAGGREMVDARWGLIPFWAKDASIGAKTVNARAETAAGAPAFRTAYASRRCVVPASGFYEWAADPHGGAKQPYYISRADGAPLLFAGLWESWRDPAAPDADALVTYAILTTRANEFMRRMHDRMPVVLEPEVARAWIDSPAPPGAELLAPAADGVLTAHPVSRLVNSPKNNDARLTQMVEPDAGLFS is encoded by the coding sequence ATGTGCGGGCGCACCACGCGCGAGTTCACGTGGCGGCAGATCCACGAGTTGCTGTCGCTCACGTCGCCTCCCGTCGACATCTCCCCGAGTTACAACGTCGCGCCGACGCAGCGTTCGTCCATCGTGCGGGCGGACGCGGGCGGTCGCGAGATGGTGGACGCCCGCTGGGGGCTGATCCCGTTCTGGGCGAAGGACGCGTCGATCGGGGCGAAGACGGTGAACGCGCGCGCGGAGACGGCGGCGGGCGCGCCGGCGTTCCGGACGGCGTACGCGTCGCGCCGGTGCGTGGTGCCTGCGTCGGGGTTCTACGAATGGGCCGCGGACCCGCACGGCGGGGCGAAGCAGCCGTACTACATCTCCCGGGCGGACGGAGCGCCGCTGCTGTTCGCGGGGCTGTGGGAGTCGTGGCGCGACCCGGCGGCGCCCGACGCGGACGCGCTCGTGACGTACGCGATTCTCACGACCCGGGCCAACGAGTTCATGCGCCGGATGCACGATCGCATGCCCGTGGTGCTGGAGCCCGAGGTGGCGCGCGCGTGGATCGACTCGCCCGCGCCGCCGGGGGCGGAGTTGCTCGCGCCCGCGGCGGACGGAGTGCTGACCGCACACCCGGTGAGCCGCCTCGTGAACAGCCCGAAGAACAACGACGCCCGGCTGACGCAGATGGTCGAGCCCGACGCGGGGCTGTTCTCGTAA